ATCCGGCAACAGGAGCTGAGCCTGAAAAGGTGTGGCCTGACCTTTAAGTAACTGTACTGACTTGTTGCCATTCGCTGCTGTTCCTTGTTTTCCTCCCATACTAGCTTCGGCTTCCAGTCGATAGCTGCCGAGCAAATTGATTTTGACCAAATCTCCGCGTATCCCACGCAGCTTCAGCTTCACTTTGCCTGCCTGTGGATGCTCAATTTTTAATATCGCATATCGGCTCGACTTATACCTGCGAACATTCTCTGAATTGGAATACAGCTGTGTTTCCTGAAGAGGATGCTCGGACAAAAGCACCAAATTCGCTTCCTCCATACTGGAGTCTGGCAGGTTGACTGTTAATTCCTGCATCTCGCCAGTGGTCGTAATGGCGGCAACAGGTACGAGCTTGGATCGAATTTGACTGGCGAAAATACGATTCAAAATTTCCGGCAGATCCTCGGCACTGCTCGTAATAAAAGAAGCTCCCCCCGTTTGAGAAGCAATCCGCTCGAGCTCCTGCCGATTTACTGTACCGTCATGATTCAGACCAATCGTATACACCGGATATCCTTTGGTCTGTGCGGATTTGATGACAGAAGCCACATCATTGTTGGAATCTTCTTTCGTTCGGGAGCCGGAGGAGGCACCAAAATCAGTCTCCCCATCTGATAGCAGGATCATAAAGGGCTGACGTCCCTTGGATGCTCCTGCGGCGAGCAGCTCCGAGCCCTTGCGCAATCCAAGCCCCAGATCCGTATAACCGGAACGGTTTAGCGTTCTGATTTCCTGCTGAATTTGGGATTTTTGCGCTGCTACGGCAATTGAGGTCAGGGATTTGGACGCGACTACGTGATGGTTGTAGGCGACAAAGCCAACGCGTGTACGGTCTGCATCACTCAAGTCCATAAACATACTGATGACTTCGGCTGCAATGCCCTCGGGATCGGTGTCCCTCATGGAATAACTGGTATCCAGCACAAAAACAGCATCATAACCCTCAATCGGAGCAGTCCCCGAAGATGCTGCATTAGCCTGATTTACAGTGAAAATGCCCCCATTTAAGCCCATTTGAAAAAATAGTACAAAAGTCATGAAAATGATAATCCCTAGTTTCCTTATCCTGAACATAAGCTCCTCCGTCGACAAGGCCAATGCGGGTGTAGCGACCCTCCTAATCCTTGGGATATAAGGGATAAAGGATCAAAATAGCCGTTAACACTCACATTTGGCCATGAATTTGATACTTTTACGCTTATCAGAAATATCCAATGGATTTCTATCGGCAATTCAGTTCCATTTGTGAATATTTCCCTGTAGAAACAGGTCTAACATATCATAAAAATTACGTATTTACGCATAAAATGAGTCGAAATGCCCTGTTTTAATCTGAGCCTACAGAAATTGACAAAACCAAAGAGTGCTTTGTATGATAGCTTTCGTATCAGCGGCAAAAAATGGGATTGAAGTTAGGAATGCGAAATCAATAATTTAAAATTTCTCTGTTATCTGACTTTTCATTTTGTGTTTAAATCTCATTTTGATTTTTTGCCGCTAAAAGTTAAATCACGCTTCGGACTGATTTTCGAGGTTACATGCCTGTACCGTGAAGATGGTATGAGCCGAATCCTTTGGCTAATTTGAATGTTATGTAGGGGGGAGGAGGCAAATGAACTAGAAATGGGTAATTTACTGCTCTGATTGGACATTCCGTGTCCGGCTATGGAGCAATAGACCTATACCCATACAGTATTCGTTTGCCGACAGCGATGGAAATCATTTATCAAACGAACCGGACCATGCTTTTTGAAGAAATTAATCCGGAAAAGCTGGACCTGATCACCATTGTAGGTGATGTAAAAGGGATTGACAGCTTAAGTGACGAGAAGATCAAGGAAATTAACCAGCACCTTCTGGTGCGCAGCTTTGACGAATTTTTAGATAAGTTTTCACCGACCGTATATTCGTTTTTTAACGCGGCCAATCAAAAAGTCGTCTACACCATTAAAAAGCCTGAGGGGATCGATGAGGATAGCATTTCTGAAATTCGTATCAATCAAAGTAATGATTTTCTGAAAATGTTGTTTACACTCATTGATACCAAACGCAGTCAAGGAATCACCAATGTGGATTTCAAGTTTGAAAATCTGCTGGATATGATTTCTCCGAAAAAGGTAATGGATGATATTCGTCAAGTCCGCAAAGAAATTCACTATATGTACGGTGAATACGACAAGCTGGATGATGGCGATCCAAAGAAACTCGACATGGGCGACAAGCTGAATGGAATGTTCGAGGAAGCAAGTCAGAACTACAACAATGTGATGGCTATGCTGCCACTGGCCATTGAGGATATTAAAACTCGTCTTCTGCTCGGTGGTGCTCAAGAGGAGAACTCTGGTGAGCTGATCCAGGTGGGTATGCTCTCTATTGGAGAGAGCGGCGAACTGAAAATTATCGAAGCGCCGAAGAGCGAAAGCACCGAGCTGATGCTGCTGGATGAAAACAGCACCGGCGATCTGTCACAGGTGTTCGAAGAAGATTACAACTCCATTACAGATACACCTTCCGATTATGTGAAGGATTTGGTGGTTCGTACATTTGTGCCGCTGCCAGCTGTTCAGACCAAGGTTGACACAGCAGTTGAAGTGCAAAACTACAACACGTATCTGGAGTTCTATAAAAATGCGAAGGACGATTTCGTGAAGGCGGTCAAGCCGCTTGTGGAAAAAATCCTTGGTGTGAAAATGTTTTTTGATCAATATGCAACCAAGAGCAAGGGAATGCTGCCGACGATGCTGGTGGCGAACAACAAGCTGGACATGCTGGTGAAAAGCAGCAACATCCCGCGTCTGGAAACGTACCTGAACACGGTGAATGCTAAAAATGAATTTAGCGACACCATCTGGTTCGGTATCGTCCCATCGATCGAGCTGGAAGCAGCCGGTAAGGTGAAGGTTACACGTGAACGCTTTAAGGGCAACGAGAAGGTGGTCAAGCAGGGTGGAAATTCCATGGAATCCCTTTCGATGCTGCTGCAGGTTGTGAAGGATTACAAAATTCAAATGTTCTTTAATTTTGAATCTGGTGAAGAAACGACCTTCAACAGCATGGCGACAGCCGGAATTGACAAATATATCGACAAGTGCTCCACTCTCGTTCGCAGAGAATACAGCGAATTTGCGATTCCTTGTGTGCCGAACTTCACGATTATTCCAAAGGACAAATCGGGTGTCATTATCGACAGCAAAATGCTGCAAACCGAAAGCGGTGTCCAGCTCTCCAAGGAAAAAGAGGATATTCTCAAGCTGTGGATCGAGGGTGTCTATGTAGGGGCAGCCTACGTTGCCGCCGGTCTGGTCTCTGCTTATCAATGTCCCGAGTATCTGCGTGAAACCTTCAAAACGGTCAACAAAAACTACCCTGGCGTACGCTTCGACATCGAAGCGGGAGACAACAGTTTGCGCACAGTGACAACGATGGCCAAGGAAATCACCGGGTTCACCAACACGATCAAGGATGCCATTAACCGTAAAAACTTCGGTTTTGTATTCTCGTCAGAGAATGCTCAGCTCCAGGATAAGGATATCCGCCGGATTACCGTTTACAAGGCGAGAAGCATGGCGATGTCCGAGGACGGCTTTGACTCCATCTACAAGACGCTGGTCAGCACGTACATTGAACGTATTTTGCGCTACCAGACAGGAGACTTCAAGCACGAAAATATCGTCCGCTTCTTCAGCAACAATCCGAGCAGTCAGAAGAGCAAGTGGCTGGGCAGCAGAGGATCTGTTAACTCGATCATTCAGGACGGAGATGATATGAGCTTTATTATTGATGAGAAAAGCAATATGTGCCATATCGATCTGGTCTTCAACGGCAATGTGAAGAACCTGGAAGTCATGATCACTAAAGGAACAAGCTCGGTTAAATCATGATCCGAGCGCTACGAAAGATGTTAGAGGCGTTTCTATCCAGAACCGCCTTTACACATAAATTGCGGAGAAGCTCTGCTTCTCCCGCCATCATATTACCCAATTTCAAGGAGGCAACACACATGGGATTCAGATTGAAAGTAGAAGGACAAGAAACAATCGAGCTGGGCTTGGATAACATCCAAACGGTTATTTATGACACCGATACACCGGACGACTCCAATGCACGCTCCACTGACGTAGGCTCTACGCTGCGCATCAGCGGTAAAATCATCACAGCAGTAGACGGTGACAGCGCGGATGACACGCTGAAACTGGCTTTGTGGTCTCTGGTTCCTGCTGAAAAAGCAGACAGCTACCGTAAAGTAACACTGGAAGTTATCGCAGCTGATCAAGTTGTGCGTAAAATCTACTTCCCGAATGCGTTCGTTGTAGACTACAACGAGCACTTCGGTGACACAGAAGGTGTAGGTGCGTTTACACTCTACATCAAACAAAAGAAAGACAAAACCGAGCTGGCTACAATCGACGGCGGATATCCGGTTTAAGCTTGACGGCTTAATGTTAGGCACAGTTTGAACACACACACTCACCCTGTGCTCAGGTGCAGGGTGGATAAATATTAAGAGGCCTGCGGGTCTCTTAATATTTATTTTTTTCGGAGAGGGGAACATCATACCATGACCAACTACTATGAGCTGCTCGGTGTCAGCCGGGATGCTTCGGAGGCAGAGATTAAGCAGGCTTACCGCAAACTGGCGAAAAAGTATCATCCTGATACCAACCAGGGAAGCGAGGAAGCAACGCGCAAGTTCAAGCTGATCCACGAGGCTTATAATACCTTGCGTGACGAAGCATTGCGGCAGGCATACGATGCCGAGCTCATCCGAAAAACTGAGGGAGCTGGCGGACAGCAGCAAGAGAGAGGAAGAGGAGCTGCAGCTTCCGGAGGTACGCGCAAGGCGGCCAAAGGATTTAATCCGGCTGACATAGGAAGTAATTTTGAGCAATTTTTCGGTTTTCATCCGAAAACGAAGGAGGGCTCACCTGGGAAAAATACGAAAAAATCCGGTGATCCGACGGATACCTCGGCGATGTTTAACCAGTTTTTTGGTATTCGTAAAAAGTGATGATTTCAGGATGGAAACGGGGGAAGCAAGCAGTGAAAACGGCGCAGAACAGATGGGTTTTCATCATAGATGTTGCCATGTTCGGGCTGATGCTGGCGATCGCCTTTTATGTGTTTAACCGTACAGGCTACAGCGGCTTGAAAACCGTGGTCGCGATAGGTATTGGAATCGGCGTGCTTGTATACATACTGCGCAATCTGGTGTCCGTTGTACCCGTGGCAAAGCCAAAGGCAGAGCGTAAGCGGATTGCCAAGCTGGTACTGATTGATGAAGAAGGCGAGTCCATTAAAGAATGGTATATCGAAGGTGAAACATCGCTCTTGATCGGCAAAACAACGTCCCGCTCTGAGGCGGATATTGATTTGGCAGATACAGATTATGCATCGCTGATCAGCGTGGAGCATGCGGTGCTCAACCGGGTGAACAGTGACTGGTTTGTGGAGGATGTGGATTCCGGAAACGGGACGGGGTTGCGGCCTGCCCAGGAAAGTGTGACGAAAAAGCTGGAAAGCGGCGAGCCTCACCGGATCTATTCGGGTGATTTATTATACATTGCCAACACGAGGCTGCTCGTCAAATAGATAGGGATGTTGCAAAATCCCTAGATCGCAGAAAAAGACAATCAGACAATGGGGGAAGGAACCGACGATGAGTTTGACAAGATGCCCGAACGGACACATGTTCAGTACACGAAAGCACGGAAATACGTGTCCTTATTGCAATACGGTAGTAAATATAGCCTCGCCCAAGAGCGTGGAGCCAGCAGCGAAAACCAATGCTGCAGGAGACGATGACAAAACCATGCCATATTTGGGTGAGACGGTGGGAATTCACCCGGTAACCGGATGGCTGGTGTGCATCGAGGGAGCACAGGTGGGTCAGGATTATCGCATTATGGCAGAGAAAAACTTTATCGGACGCGCAGAGGATATGCATGTCCGCATTATCGGAGACAACACGATTTCCCGCAGAAATCATGCGGTGATTGTGTATGACCCGAAGAAACGCAACTTCTTTTTGCTGCCAGGCGATTCGTCAGGCTTGGCATACCATAATAATGAAGCGGTATATTCACCAGTGGAGCTGGCTGCTTATGATGTAATTGAATTGGGACACAGCAAATTTATCTTTATTCCGCTGTGCGGTGCCCATTTTGAGTGGGATAACGAAAAATAGGACGGAAGTGGGCAATGGTGCAGGGAGGTAACGGAATGCAGCCTTATTTTGTTGTATGTGGAGCTGCGGTGCTATTCGCTGTTCTTCTCATCATCCGCATACGACTGACACGAAGTTCCGGCAGCCGTACCGTGAGTGGAATTGAGATCGGGAATGGTCAAACGATTGGGAGTCGAAGCGAGCAGGATGATTATTTTGCAAGTATGACGACACCTGTCGGTACGTTGGCTGTTGTCGCAGATGGTATCAGCGGACTGGCCAATGGACGCATGTCCAGTACATTGGCTGTGACGACCTTTACGAAGGCGTTTGCCAAGCTGGAGGATGCATCGAATTTGAACGAATATTTTGCCGGAGCAGCAAGCCAAAGCAACCGCAGCATTTTGCAAAATTTGAATGGGCAGGGCGGAGGAACGACGCTGGCGGCAGTCATTATTTGCGGCTATCAACTGTATTACGGAGCGGTGGGCGACAGTGTGATTACGATCTATCGCAATGGGCATTTCCAGACGGTCAATTCTAAGCATACAGCGGAAACACTGCTGGAGGAACGAGTGCTGGCCGGACAAATGACCTCGGAGGAAGCCAAAACGAGTCCTGTACGCAATCAGCTGGTCAACTATTTGGGCTATGAAGGCTTTGAGAGCATGGAGCTTGGCACTACACCGATTCGTCTGTATTCGGGTGATTATGTTCTATTGTGCAGCGATGGCATCCAGGAGGCGTTGACGGAAATTGAACTCGAAGAGATCATGCGCAAAGGCGGCACACCGCAGGAAATGGCGGATACCATGATCGACGCCATTAATGACAAAGGCTTTAAGAGTCAGGATAATGCGACAGTACTTATTTTGGCGATAGGATGAAACAAGAAAGACGGGGGTAGCGATGCGCAAGGACAACAGCGATTTTAGTACCGCCTTTGTGTCGGAAGCGGGCTCTTACATAGACAACCGGGACTATTTTGCATTCATGGAGACGGACGACATGGCCTGTTATGTCCTCGCAGACGGTCTGGATTCGGATCAGGAGCTGCACAGCGCGGAAATGGTTGTCAAAACGGTGCTGGAAAATTTCATGGAGAAGCCTTCCATGTCCAAGCGGCGCCTGATGAGAGATCTGCGTGAAGCGCAGGAATGGCTGCAATTCGAAAGCCGCCGTGTTCGGCTCAAGGCCAGTCTGTTGATGGTAGTGACCAACTACAACAAAATGGTGTACGTTTCGTGTGGTAATGTGCGGCTATATCATTTTCGCAATGGACGGCTTAATTTTCGCAGTAAGGATCACAGCTTGGCACAGTCATTGGCAGATGACGGGCGCATTCCGGACGAAGCGACCAGCACTCACGAGGAACGGGGAAATCTGCTGGAGTACCTGGGAAATCCGAATGGGGTTCATGCCCATTATGCCAAAAAGACGCAGCTTGCAGATGGAGATGTCATGCTGCTGACCACATCCGGGATGTGGGAAGATGTTGAACTGGCGGAAATGCTCGGTGCGCTGGAGGAAGCGAAGGACCCGGTCATGCTGACGGATACGCTGGAAGAGGTGCTGCTGAGCAAGCAGCGCCGGGCGGTGAACAATTATACAGCCGCAGCCATTTATGTAAACAAAGTATTTCAGGAAAAACCTAAAAACCGTCGCAAGCTGATCAAACGGATTTTGATTGCTTTACTTGTTTTTATCGTTGTAGGCGGTGGAGCATGGATTACGCTGGCGCGCATGGCTGCGAATAAGGCAGCAGCGCTGGAAACGATGATCGAATCGGCCCAGACGGCAGATGATTACGCGAGAGCAGGGGATTATGCAAAGGCGCTCAAATCCTACAGCGAGGCGAAAAATGCGGCAGTTAAAATCAACGATAAGATTCATAAGAGGTTGTATACGGCTGAGCAGAAAGTTTCTCAACTGGTGGTTGACGGAGATGGCTATGTGGAAAAGGCGGACTTTGCCAAAGCCGAAGCCAGCTACGAAAAAGCACGGAAAAGCGCGGGATTGTATCCACCGTTTAATGTGAAGGATATTGAGCATAAAATCGATCAGCTGGACAGCTATGCCGAGACGGCGAGCTGGATGAAGGACGGAGATTTGAAATTTCAGGGCGGCGATTACACGAATGCGCTTAAGCTGTATCAAAAAGCAAACAAGGCTGCGATGGAATCCGGGTATACGTCCGCGCAAAAAGAGCTGGAGAAGAAAATTACCGAAACCAATGATAAATTGGCATCCATCCAGCAGCAGCTGAAGGAGATTCAAGCTGGCAAGCTTCAGGCCAAAGGGGATCGGTTGATGAAAGATCTCGATTATGAAGGAGCCATTGACGCTTATAGCGGCGCACAGGAGATTTATCAGGAAATCGATAAGCTTGAAAGCGTTCTGGCCATGGAGCGGAGCATCGCGAAGGCAGAGGAGAAGCAGAGCGCGGAGCAGCAGAAAAATGGTCAGCTTCCAGCCGGACTGGGCTTGCCTGACGGAGCGTTGAACGATGCGAACGCAGAGGACGTGGCGGGCGCAGGTTTGACCTCCGCAACCGCAGCCCCTGCTGCTGATTCGCAGACAAAGGCTGCGGCGACGGGCTCTACGGGGACTGGCTCTGCGAGTACTGGCTCTGCAAGTACATCGGCCGTGAAGAAGGAAGCCTCCCCGCCTTCAACTTCGCCTGCGAAAAGCAGCAGTACGGGCGATGGAAACGCCTCTTCGGCAAAAGCGGCCACGAGCAAGGAGCAGGGAGCTGCTGATTCCGCTTCTAAAGCAGCAGGGGCGTCCGATTCAGTAAGCCAGGATCAGGCTGCCGTGAACGGAAGTTAAGTTTTTCATGTTCAATGAATGCATGCTGGAGCCGAAAAAGGAGTGAAACGCCGTGAAAGAACTGGTGCAGGACCGTTTGAGCAAGATGGACGATCTGGAGCAGAGACGTTTACTGAAAAATATGATGGCGGGGGTATTTATGAACCTCGTCGAATATCAGGAAGAGATGACCCGCCAGCTGGAACGGCGGGTATTTGAGGAAATAGAGAATACAGAAGAAAAGTTTGATGTGTACGTGTCACTGACATCGCGTGAGGACTACGATCCGATTCATGAGTTTTTATATCCGGTGTTACCGTCTGATACGGAGGATAAGAAGGTGGACATCAGCCGTGTAGCGGAGGTGGTTCGCGAAGGCGGAGCGATGCCGCTGTTTACGCTTTTTCTGGAGATGGAGACCGAACGAATCGCAGCGCTGGTACACAGCAAGCGAATTTTTGCAGGAATGCTGGTCACGGAAACCGGAAATTATCCCATTCGCTTTCGTCTGGAGCACAACCGTTCCTATATTTTGGAGATTGAAAAGCTGTATCATATATTTTTGCAAAATGGTATGCCATGGAAAACGATTAATCATCCGTACGCACATAAATTTGTCGACTGCGTGTTGATTGGGGGAGACGGGGAGCCCGTAGCGCACGAAGAAATTCATGAAATTACGATCTCGTTGGAGGAGTTCGACGCTTTTAAGAAAGGCGATGTTTTTCCGCTTTGGAACATTGAACGGCTCTCTCTAAAGAACAGCGGTTTTCCGATACCCGCTATGGATCGCGTGAACTTTGAGCATGTGCTGCCTTTGCGTAAAACAGGACCTGAGCACGGCTATTTGATCGACGGCGCTGAAGGGGATATCCGGTATATCAAGCGTACGGAAGAAGAACTGACCATTGTCACGTCACGGGATAAATCCGGGGAATGGAATGTGTTAAAGGTTACGAAGCCAGTCACGACGAGACTTAGCCGGCAGACATATCCAGTGTTGTCCAATCGGCGGCAGGACAGCTTTTTGGGACGCTATGCAGGCAAGCAGGCCGTGATTGTCCGGGCCAAAGCGGAAATCACGCGTATCGTTAACTCGTTTGAAGCAGCCCAGGGGCTGGAGCTGGAACGTGTGGATATCTGGGGAGGCACCGGTAGAAATGATGTAAGCAACCTTGTATCCAAAACCCAGACGTATCCGCTAAACCCGTTTGTCAGCGATAATGTGCGGACGGTGGAAGGCAAGCAGATCATGCGGCTGGGGTTCAGACGCGGCTCTGAAGAAGCTGCGCCAGCCTCACCTGCTTACATGTTATCCGACTTAATGAGCTTTCTGGTGTCGGAAGTGCAGATGTATTTTCCAGAGTACAAATGTGAAGGAGAATGGGTGTGAATTATGTCTGGGATTTGCTCATGCGCGCGCGGGAACAGGAGCTGGACGTGGATAAATTCCGTTTCGTACCCGCTGTCAGCTATTCTCCCTATATGGAGCTTAGTCTGGTAGATTTGAATACTTTGGAGCTGGAGCAGGTGGTGGAAATCAATCCATACTACCGCTTTTATTCTATTTTTCGGGACCTGTTTCCACCGGATGCAGAAGATTGTCTGGAGCTAAGGGAATCGCTGTTTGATATCATGATGCATTTTCTGGCGGAAATTGATTTGTATCAGGGGATGAATCGGCGCGAGTATCACATCCGGTTTGTTCAGCGTGATATTGCTGACGGCATTTTTGGCCCGAAGGTGAAGGGGAGTTTTGAACAATTAAACCGCGAGGAGCAGGATGCGATTGCCGAAGGACTGCTGCGCCTGTATGAGACAGGGGAAGCTGTGCATCTGTTAAAAGAAACGATGCGGCGCGTTTTTCATCGCTCGATCATTTATGCCAATTGTGAGGAAAAAGATGAACTGCTCGTTTATATCGGTCAGGAGGAAACGCAGCTGTCACGGCTGAAGGTGGATTTGATTCTGGATTTGTTTCTTCCGGCACGTTTTACGACTGAGCTGTATTGGACAAGTCATTTCGGCATTTTGGAGGCAGATCCTACGATGAAAATAGACGCTATCGCCCTCTATTAAAGGCCAAGTGGCTCAGAAAGGACAAGTGAACGATGAACGGACCCTATACATACAGATTGCTTAACCCGCTCACCGATCGAAAAAGCGTTCGCTTCACGGCGAAATATACGCGGGCGGAATTGGAGCAAATGACGACCTTCCAGTTGCGCGGGATATGCGATAAGGAGCGTCTGGTCGAGGGCTTTGCCAACCGTCTGGCGCGTGAAGAACTCATTCGCGTTATTTTGCGGTTTCGGAGCGCGGAGGAGCATTTACTTATCACAAGACCCAACCCCGGCGGCTTTGAACGTATGGAATCAGCACTCCAGCGAAATTGGAATGACCGACGGCAGGAGAGCGGCGGCATCCGGGTTCCCGCCAAAATTACGCTGTATCAGGGTGTACGGACAGGTCGTATGGACAACTACCGAATCGAGTCCGATCTGCCTTGGTTAAGCTCATCTAATGTGCTGCTGGTGAACGCGATGGGAGAACTGTGCGGTGTTTTGAATGTGGTGAAGGATGAGGAACGGATAGGCGTATATTATCTATCGCGGCATCGTGATGCTGAACTGCGAGAAACGGCCAACCATAACTATAGCCTGCTGTTTCTGCGAAGACAGGAATCAGAATATTTTTATAACCTCTACTATGGGGATAAGCCGATGCTGCCGCTGAAGCTGCAGGGTCACCGAGTTCCGGTAGCAGAGCTAATCATTCGGGGCACTGAAACTACAGATGCCGTACTGGCCATCGATTTTGGCACCTCGAACACAACGGCAGGCGCTTATTTGGATAGCTCCTATGTCACAGCCCCAGATACAGGCATGAGCAGCACGGTACAGCTGAACGCGATCAATTATGTGTCATTTCCCGGCCCGGCAGGTGCGGAAGGCGACTGGATCGAAGTGCTGCCGACCGCTATTCGCGTGGCGGACTGCACTAATCCGGAGCATATCGTTTATGTCTTCGGGGAGGAAGCATTGCGTGGAACAGACGTGGCGGGCAGCCGTGCGACGGTATTTCGGGGCATCAAGCGTTGGGTCAACGATTACAAGCGAATCGAGGAATTAATGGATTCGGAGGGGAATACAGCGACTGCTTCCCGCAGCGATATTTTGGCAGCGTTTATCCGTTATGTGATAGGCACCGCCGAGCAGCAATTCAAGTGCCGGTTTCGCAATCTGCACTTTTCTGCTCCCGTCAAGCTGCAGCCACAGTTTATTGAGATGTTTACCGACATTTTGCCAGATTATCGGATTGAAGCGGAGGATGCGCTGGACGAAGGGCTGGCTGTGCTGTACAACACGCTGGCAGACCAGATGGAGCGAGGAACTTTTGCGGACGGTGAGGAGTATCAGGCACTTGTCATTGATTGTGGTGGAGGTACGACAGATTTG
This DNA window, taken from Paenibacillus kribbensis, encodes the following:
- a CDS encoding molecular chaperone; amino-acid sequence: MNGPYTYRLLNPLTDRKSVRFTAKYTRAELEQMTTFQLRGICDKERLVEGFANRLAREELIRVILRFRSAEEHLLITRPNPGGFERMESALQRNWNDRRQESGGIRVPAKITLYQGVRTGRMDNYRIESDLPWLSSSNVLLVNAMGELCGVLNVVKDEERIGVYYLSRHRDAELRETANHNYSLLFLRRQESEYFYNLYYGDKPMLPLKLQGHRVPVAELIIRGTETTDAVLAIDFGTSNTTAGAYLDSSYVTAPDTGMSSTVQLNAINYVSFPGPAGAEGDWIEVLPTAIRVADCTNPEHIVYVFGEEALRGTDVAGSRATVFRGIKRWVNDYKRIEELMDSEGNTATASRSDILAAFIRYVIGTAEQQFKCRFRNLHFSAPVKLQPQFIEMFTDILPDYRIEAEDALDEGLAVLYNTLADQMERGTFADGEEYQALVIDCGGGTTDLSSCRFRIEDGRIAYKLDIHTTYENGDTNFGGNNLTYRIMQFMKIVFAGYYAAETRLPDTDIDALIGIPSGDLYRHVDEFGVDAVYAGLEERYHEAEAILPTAFKRYEHATRDEYQRVLSNFHLLWSAAENMKKEFFLRTGILRSRFESEQVLSAESDLNIAVLDRWLVSVIENGRFRDEYGLPDVVFNIREIQQLLKADIYNIVRKFLDDFYQEGRLQDYSIIKLTGQSCRIDVFREALKEFVPGRSIEFRQKAEDLSRVPELKMACLRGAIRYLNAKKMGTIEPVITNHIPAIPYTVSAWTHTGREKELIASLESDRVRGSISRPSHAAEIEFFLTAGGGKLRQRHVYRSRPEAFEPMPYEEIAVLYGRDIPQDDTDSIRNEETKYFVFAGDSRWGFYVVPITRRDELLYLGPKRFFAFENDLSELDFFDGTK